A single window of uncultured Methanospirillum sp. DNA harbors:
- the istB gene encoding IS21-like element helper ATPase IstB — protein MTPELEDLCKQLHIAGVYQFIQEQCGSDPDTISILTNACQFELKIRMTNRQIRTLKLAGFPTQKRFDELSVEALPDDGRRILQDLKLLNFIQETKNVVFIGNSGTGKTHMAIATGVCACENNYKVIFKTAAGLVNELLEAKRAGRFTLLMKQLKKIDILILDELGYITFDLEGAELLFQILAARYEILSTVITTNLPFSEWIKVFHDKTLTAALLDRITHRAIVVNMNGSSYRRRASKS, from the coding sequence ATGACGCCGGAACTAGAAGATCTGTGTAAACAACTCCATATTGCCGGTGTTTACCAATTTATCCAGGAGCAGTGTGGTTCTGATCCGGATACAATTTCTATTCTGACAAACGCTTGTCAATTCGAACTGAAAATCAGGATGACAAACCGTCAGATACGAACACTAAAACTGGCAGGATTTCCTACTCAAAAGAGATTTGATGAGTTGTCAGTAGAGGCATTACCTGATGATGGGAGAAGGATTCTGCAGGATCTAAAACTACTCAACTTTATTCAGGAAACGAAAAATGTTGTGTTTATTGGTAATTCTGGGACCGGAAAGACTCACATGGCTATTGCAACAGGAGTTTGTGCTTGTGAGAATAACTATAAAGTGATTTTTAAAACCGCCGCAGGGTTGGTGAATGAATTACTTGAAGCCAAACGAGCAGGGAGATTCACCCTCTTGATGAAACAGTTAAAGAAGATTGATATTCTGATCCTGGATGAACTTGGCTATATCACCTTCGATCTTGAGGGTGCTGAGTTGTTGTTTCAGATCCTTGCTGCAAGATATGAGATACTGAGTACGGTGATTACAACGAATTTACCTTTTTCTGAGTGGATAAAAGTATTCCATGATAAAACGTTGACTGCTGCTCTGCTTGATAGGATCACCCATCGCGCAATAGTTGTTAATATGAATGGTTCGAGTTATCGAAGAAGGGCTAGCAAATCCTAA